In one Arachis duranensis cultivar V14167 chromosome 9, aradu.V14167.gnm2.J7QH, whole genome shotgun sequence genomic region, the following are encoded:
- the LOC110275647 gene encoding uncharacterized protein LOC110275647 gives MFCIRHIESNFLRKFKAPYLQKLVVNIGYSRTVREYEVRYQRLRDRGEAYTNWLDRIPREQYALAFDGGYRWGHMTTNLVECINSVLKGARNLPITALVKATFYRLNELFTRKRAEAEARINAGHVFSEIVTSKLHANQLASGNIQVSCFDRQNEVFEVREMPSGLEFAVDLRSLRCDCGEFQVDRIPCRHVFACCANQRLDWRLYVHDVYKMDQVRRVYRARFRPLGNPTTWPAYNGPRFIPNPYMRRVSKGRPRMTRFLNEMDTRMLRRPRQCTLCGAEGHSRSRCRRSVASNTNREAP, from the exons atgttttgcatCAGGCATATAGAGTCGAATTTTCTGAGAAAATTCAAGGCACCTTACCTACAAAAATTGGTCGTTAACATCG GATATTCGAGGACGGTGCGGGAGTACGAAGTGCGTTACCAGCGTTTAAGGGACCGCGGCGAGGCATACACAAATTGGTTAGATCGAATTCCTCGCGAACAGTACGCACTGGCCTTTGATGGCGGGTATCGATGGGGTCACATGACGACGAATCTAGTGGAGTGCATCAACTCAGTATTGAAGGGTGCCCGCAATCTTCCCATTACAGCTCTTGTGAAGGCAACATTCTACAGACTAAATGAGTTGTTCACCCGTAAAAGAGCGGAGGCGGAAGCCCGGATTAATGCTGGCCATGTGTTTTCTGAGATAGTGACATCGAAATTGCATGCAAACCAACTTGCATCAGGAAACATACAGGTTAGTTGCTTTGACCGCCAGAATGAGGTCTTTGAGGTTCGTGAGATGCCAAGTGGGCTAGAGTTTGCAGTTGATCTACGTAGCCTTCGATGTGACTGTGGTGAGTTCCAAGTGGACCGGATCCCCTGTCGACATGTATTCGCATGTTGTGCCAACCAGCGACTTGATTGGCGACTTTATGTTCATGATGTGTATAAGATGGATCAAGTGCGGCGGGTGTACCGAGCACGGTTTAGGCCACTAGGTAATCCCACTACATGGCCTGCTTACAACGGACCTCGGTTCATCCCGAATCCGTACATGCGACGGGTGTCAAAAGGTCGGCCCAGGATGACGCGTTTTCTGAATGAGATGGACACGAGGATGTTACGTCGTCCTAGGCAATGTACTCTATGTGGTGCTGAGGGACATAGTCGAAGCAGATGCCGTCGGTCTGTTGCTTCAAATACCAACAGAGAAGCCCCCTAG
- the LOC107465164 gene encoding intermediate cleaving peptidase 55, mitochondrial: MHCVLRKLTNSISRSQFRTKIVGFRSYCSNKVVVDIGQPTPASHPKLLKDGEITPGISSDEYIERRKKLLDLLPEKSLAIIAAAPVKMMTDVVPYTFRQDADYLYITGCQQPGGVAVLGHDIGLCMFMPEVKLYDVTWQGQIAGVEAALDTFKADKAYPMRKLREILPDMLRGSSKLFHNTQTATSTYTELEAFQKLVYCNNVRDLSVYTHQLRWIKSPAELKLMKEAASIACQALLLTMLHSKTYPFEGMLAAKVEYECRMRGAQRMGFNPVVGGGPNASVIHYSRNDQKIKQGDLVLMDVGCELHGYVSDLTRTWPPCGSFSSSQEELYELILETNKRCVELCKPGASIREIHNYSVDMLQKGFKEIGLLKNGGSSSYHKLNPTSIGHYLGMDIHDCSMVSFDAPLKPGVVITIEPGVYIPSSYNCPERYRGIGIRIEDEVLITETGYEVLTASIPKEVKQIESLLNNFCNGMGVENQNNMRATFS; encoded by the exons ATGCACTGTGTTCTGAGAAAACTAACCAACTCCATTTCACGCTCGCAG TTTCGTACGAAGATTGTAGGTTTTCGTTCGTATTGCAGTAACAAGGTGGTTGTTGATATTGGACAACCAACCCCTGCTTCTCATCCAAAG TTACTAAAAGATGGGGAGATCACCCCAGGTATATCCAGCGATGAATATAtcgaaagaaggaagaagttaTTGGATCTTCTCCCCGAGAAGAGTTTGGCCATCATTGCAGCCGCACCGGTGAAGATGATGACGGATGTTGTGCCATATACATTTCGACAAGATGCGGATTATTTGTATATCACAGGCTGCCAACAACCCGGTGGTGTGGCCGTTTTAGGACATGATATCGGTTTATGCATGTTCATGCCAGAAGTTAAACTTTAT GATGTGACTTGGCAAGGGCAAATAGCAGGAGTTGAAGCGGCATTAGATACATTCAAGGCTGACAAGGCATATCCGATGAGGAAATTGCGTGAG ATCCTTCCAGATATGTTACGGGGATCCTCAAAGTTATTCCACAACACTCAGACTGCAACCTCCACATACACGGAACTGGAGGCCTTCCAAAAGCTAGTTTATTGTAACAATGTAAGGGATTTATCTGTTTATACACATCAATTGCGATGGATAAAGTCACCAGCTGAGCTAAAGCTCATGAAGGAAGCTGCATCGATTGCTTGTCAG GCCCTTTTGTTGACTATGCTGCATTCAAAAACATACCCTTTTGAAGGTATGCTAGCTGCAAAGGTTGAATATGAATGCAGAATGAGAGGAGCACAGCGAATGGG ATTCAATCCTGTTGTTGGTGGTGGGCCGAATGCAAGTGTCATACACTATTCTAGAAATGACCAAAAG ATTAAACAGGGAGATCTTGTTTTGATGGATGTTGGATGTGAGTTACATGGTTATGTTAGTGATCTTACTCGTACCTGGCCTCCCTGTGGTAGCTTTTCTTCTTCCCag GAAGAACTTTATGAGCTTATATTGGAAACGAACAAGCGTTGTGTGGAACTTTGTAAACCTGGTGCCAGTATTCGAGAAATACACAACTATTCG GTTGATATGCTGCAAAAAGGATTCAAGGAGATTGGACTATTGAAAAACGGTGGAAGCAGTTCCTACCACAAGTTGAACCCAACTTCTATAG GTCACTATCTAGGAATGGACATTCATGATTGTTCAATGGTCAGCTTTGATGCTCCTCTGAAGCCAGGTGTT GTGATAACTATTGAACCAGGAGTTTACATCCCATCTTCTTATAACTGCCCAGAGAG GTATCGAGGCATCGGGATTAGGATTGAGGATGAGGTACTCATCACAGAAACTGGTTACGAA GTCCTTACAGCATCAATTCCAAAAGAAGTAAAACAAATTGAGTCCTTACTAAACAACTTCTGCAATGGAATGGGTGTGGAGAACCAAAATAACATGAGAGCTACATTCAGTTGA
- the LOC107465151 gene encoding uncharacterized protein LOC107465151, which translates to MESCNVEDTDVHSMVRDRNGEHGCNEDFDDACDVGAADIVSNEDASDYGNVIELSDQQIMRKVFRSEERVYEFYCKFGRCHDFGVRKGDYGKDDDGNLIRRRFFCNRAGLRDKKFLHRLDRQRGHRPKTQTNCMAKLSIYLDSENSVWKVRKVILEHNHELTPRVMVHMIPKFRHMSNAAKAHIDGMHGYGVPTSKILGYMAGIAGGYSLLGFT; encoded by the coding sequence ATGGAATCTTGCAACGTCGAAGATACAGATGTGCACAGTATGGTAAGGGATAGGAATGGAGAGCATGGGTGTAATGAGGATTTTGACGATGCATGTGATGTCGGTGCCGCAGACATTGTATCTAATGAGGATGCATCAGACTATGGTAACGTTATCGAATTGAGTGATCAGCAGATAATGAGAAAGGTGTTTCGGAGTGAGGAACGTGTGTATGaattttattgtaaatttgGGAGATGCCATGATTTCGGTGTGCGCAAGGGAGATTATGGGAAGGATGACGATGGAAATTTGATACGAAGAAGGTTCTTTTGCAATAGGGCAGGATTGAGAGATAAAAAATTCCTTCATAGATTGGATAGACAAAGGGGTCACCGACCTAAAACACAGACTAATTGTATGGCAAAGTTGTCGATTTACCTAGATAGTGAAAATTCAGTATGGAAGGTTCGTAAAGTTATCTTGGAGCATAATCATGAGTTGACACCGCGAGTAATGGTGCACATGATTCCAAAATTTCGTCATATGTCAAATGCTGCAAAGGCACACATAGACGGCATGCATGGGTACGGTGTACCTACGTCTAAGATTCTCGGCTATATGGCTGGGATTGCCGGAGGGTATTCTTTGTTGGGGTTTACGTAA
- the LOC107465152 gene encoding protein FAR1-RELATED SEQUENCE 5-like, producing the protein MRRSKIADGDSNAAIVYLEGKAAADPMAMARYNLTEDGMLANMFWVDGISRVDYQYFGDVVAFDSTYKKNKYNRPLVIFSGSNNHKQTTIFGFGLVLNETITLYTWMLENLLEVMCNKPPSIVVTDGDDAMITAVKKVFPEATHRLCAWHLQKNVTSNGSEQMFREIFSKWLYVDMEVDKFEFQWDQAANEYDLHKKCWATQMYEKRYMWASAYLRDKFCVGYRTTSRCEGINSHVKKFLTSRHSIVDLVQNLELVVHEYRNNEFVAQFTSMYSTPVFTTYLDPIEKCAVTVYTRAIFMQVKREIDSVGGLNFVSKRRVSTTMVYTTEEYGHLGQNVVTLFENNSLKFECQCRFWEKEGFPCKHMFFVMKHEHLKDIPRRLILKRWRRDAKAIDEYEGRSNESLSERGAPRLRGQKGKKRRCTNCKKTGHTKRRCLQRNTSSLKGGSEDNEDDEESVVRLADEKVFTGKGHLRRSKRRAAAKVKQDNVDTNETVVALSTEPIIRTAQSENVISWPDVGSSHYHELVGHLLCPGASTITAKRDITPSVT; encoded by the exons ATGCGTCGTTCAAAGATTGCTGACGGTGACTCAAATGCTGCCATTGTATACCTAGAGGGAAAGGCGGCAGCCGATCCAATGGCAATGGCTAGGTATAACTTAACAGAGGATGGTATGTTAGCGAATATGTTCTGGGTGGATGGAATTAGTAGAGTCGACTACCAGTACTTCGGGGACGTTGTTGCTTTCGACTCAACatacaaaaagaataaataCAATAGACCTTTGGTGATATTCTCCGGCTCCAACAACCACAAGCAAACTACGATATTTGGTTTTGGATTGGTTCTAAATGAAACTATTACATTATACACATGGATGTTGGAGAATTTGTTGGAGGTTATGTGTAATAAACCTCCGTCCATTGTCGTAACCGATGGAGACGATGCAATGATTACGGCAGTGAAAAAGGTTTTTCCTGAAGCCACCCATCGGTTGTGTGCATGGCATTTGCAGAAGAATGTTACTTCAAATGGAAGTGAGCAAATGTTTCGTGAAATATTCTCTAAGTGGCTATATGTGGACATGGAGGTTGACAAGTTTGAGTTCCAATGGGATCAAGCTGCTAACGAGTATGATTTGCACAAAAAATGTTGGGCAACTCAGATGTATGAGAAGAGGTACATGTGGGCAAGCGCATACCTACGCGacaagttttgtgttggatacCGGACCACATCTAGGTGTGAGGGGATAAATTCTCATGTCAAGAAATTCCTAACCTCGAGACACAGTATTGTGGACCTTGTGCAAAATCTGGAGTTGGTGGTCCATGAATACCGTAACAATGAGTTTGTTGcacaattcacttcaatgtACAGTACTCCAGTCTTCACAACATATTTGGATCCTATTGAGAAGTGTGCTGTAACTGTCTACACTAGGGCAATATTTATGCAAGTTAAGAGAGAGATTGATAGTGTAGGAGGCCTTAATTTTGTGAGCAAAAGGAGGGTTTCAACAACAATGGTCTACACTACCGAAGAATATGGTCATCTTGGTCAGAACGTAGTCACCTTATTTGAAAATAACTCCCTAAAGTTTGAATGTCAATGCCGATTTTGGGAGAAGGAAGGATTTCCGTGTAAGCACATGTTTTTTGTAATGAAGCATGAGCATTTGAAGGATATTCCAAGGCGTTTGATTCTGAAGCGATGGAGGAGAGATGCCAAGGCTATTGATGAGTACGAAGGAAGAAGTAACGAGAGCTTAAGTGAGAGAG GAGCTCCTCGCTTAAGAggacaaaagggaaaaaagagAAGATGTACCAACTGCAAGAAGACCGGCCACACTAAACGAAGATGTCTTCAACGGAACACTAGTTCCTTAAAAGGGGGTAGTGAAGATAATGAAGACGACGAGGAATCAGTTGTAAGACTAGCCGATGAGAAG GTTTTCACAGGAAAAGGGCATTTACGAAGGAGTAAGCGGAGGGCCGCTGCAAAGGTCAAACAGGATAATGTCGACACAAATGAAACTGTAGTCGCTTTGTCGACGGAGCCTATAATTAGAACTGCCCAAAGCGAGAATGTAATTTCGTGGCCTGATGTAGGCAGTTCCCATTACCATGAGCTTGTAGGCCATCTTTTAT GTCCTGGAGCTTCTACAATCACTGCAAAAAGGGACATAACTCCATCTGTCACATAA